Within Magnetococcales bacterium, the genomic segment GATGCCGATGCCGGTATCGTGGACGGAAAAGTGGAACGCCCTCTCCCGGTCTGATTTTCCGGGCCGGGCATGGATGACCAGAGAGACGCTTCCCCGGCGCGTGAATTTGACGGCGTTGCCCAGAAGGTTGATGAGGATCTGCCGGATTCGAGAGCGGTCGCCGATCACCTGGGAGGGTGTCCCGGGGGCGAGGTAGAAGATCAGCCGCAACCCCTTGTGGTGGGCTTCGGTCTGCACGATGTCGAACGCCCTGTGGGCCTCGCGGACAAGGTCGAAAGGATTGTTGAACAGTTCCATCCGACCGGATTCGATTTTGGAGAGATCCAGGATATTGTTGATCAGCGCCAGGAGATTTTCGCCGGCGTTGGAGGAGATCTCCACATAACGGGCCTGATCTTCGTCGAGATTGGTTTCCCGCAGCAGTTCGCCCATGCCCAGAATGGCATTCAACGGGGTGCGGATCTCGTGGCTCATGATGGCCAAAAACTGGCTTTTGAGCCGGTTGGCATGTTCGGCGTGATCCCGGGCCTCCTGCATGCGCTCCAGTTTGATCTGCTGTAGTTGTGTGGCGATCGCCTGTTGGTGAATGGCCATCTCTGCTTGTTGTTGTCGCCGCTGGGCCAGGATATGACGGGTCCAGGCCCTGACCCGAAGAAGAAACAGGGGGTGGGGGTCATCCTTGTAGAGCAGATCCACCGCCCCGGACTCCAGGGTTTCTTCCATGATGTCGGTGCGGTTGGAGAGGATGGTCACCAGGATACTGGAGGTGGCCGCGTGGGAGAGGATGCGGCGGGCCAGTTCGTCGCCATTGCCGTCAGGCATGTGATAATCGACGATGGCCAGTTGCGGCCTTTCGGCCAGGGCCAAGCGGAATCCCTCCTCCAGGGAACCGGCAGCCACCACTTGATGACCGGCATCCGCAAGCAGGTGGGTATAAAGCAGGCGAACGGTCATGGAATCGTCCACCAGCAGGATTTTGACGCGGGCCTCCTCGGGAGAGGCGTCGCCAGCGTTGGGGAGAGGATGGCTTGTCACATCGTTCCT encodes:
- a CDS encoding response regulator, which codes for MTSHPLPNAGDASPEEARVKILLVDDSMTVRLLYTHLLADAGHQVVAAGSLEEGFRLALAERPQLAIVDYHMPDGNGDELARRILSHAATSSILVTILSNRTDIMEETLESGAVDLLYKDDPHPLFLLRVRAWTRHILAQRRQQQAEMAIHQQAIATQLQQIKLERMQEARDHAEHANRLKSQFLAIMSHEIRTPLNAILGMGELLRETNLDEDQARYVEISSNAGENLLALINNILDLSKIESGRMELFNNPFDLVREAHRAFDIVQTEAHHKGLRLIFYLAPGTPSQVIGDRSRIRQILINLLGNAVKFTRRGSVSLVIHARPGKSDRERAFHFSVHDTGIGIPASHHQDLFTEFKQGGHHINREFGGTGLGLSISRKLAHAMGGEITFTSAADRGSTFSLILPLSLGTTATTPLPKGDPLLRDQQTEPAASAPYNGEGKKILLAEDSEDNVFLFKKFLKSSPYKLDVVENGQQAVNAVQADRYDLILMDIQMPEMNGLTATRTIRQWERSHNIAPVPILALSANAMKEDCLLSKEAGCNCHLTKPIRKALLLAAIEDHLGGTEEDSW